One stretch of Strix uralensis isolate ZFMK-TIS-50842 chromosome 17, bStrUra1, whole genome shotgun sequence DNA includes these proteins:
- the POLE gene encoding DNA polymerase epsilon catalytic subunit A yields the protein MVLRGGGRRAEPGSGGAPEGARWGRRAGGPREPAGAEGAASGRDDGPALSALKRLERSQRTDRLDELFGFQRPAEPGERTGWLINMHPTEVLDEDRRSVSAVDYYFIQEDGSRFKVALPYKPYFYIATQKGCEREVSSFLSKKFQGKIAKLETVPKEDLDLPNHLVGLKRNYIKLSFNTVDDLVKVRKEISPAVRKNRERDQASDVYTAMLSSALSGGSLSTDEEGASRKVANQMDNIVDMREYDVPYHIRLSIDLKIHVAHWYNVRYRGSTYPPEITRRDDLVERPDPVVLAFDIETTKLPLKFPDAETDQIMMISYMIDGQGYLITNREIVSEDIEDFEFTPKPEYEGPFCVFNEPDEAHLIQRWFEHVQETKPTIIVTYNGDFFDWPFVEARAAAHGMNMYQEIGFQKDSQGEYKASQCIHMDCLRWVKRDSYLPVGSHNLKAAAKAKLGYDPVELDPEEMCRMATEEPQTLATYSVSDAVATYYMYMKYVHPFIFALCTIIPMEPDEVLRKGSGTLCEALLMVQAYHANIIFPNKQEQEFNKLTEDGHVLDLETYVGGHVEALESGVFRSDIPCRFKMNPAAFDFLVQHVEKTLRHAIEEEEGLPLDQVTNFQEVCDEIKVKLNSLKDVPNRIECPLIYHLDVGAMYPNIILTNRLQPSAIVDEATCAACDFNKPGANCQRRMTWQWRGEFMPASRSEYHRIQQQLESEKFPPLSPEGGPRAFHELSREEQAKYEKKRLADYCRKAYKKIHVTKVEERVTTICQRENSFYVDTVRAFRDRRYEFKGLHKVWKKKLSAAVETGDASEVKRCKNMEILYDSLQLAHKCILNSFYGYVMRKGARWYSMEMAGIVCFTGANIITQARELIEQIGRPLELDTDGIWCVLPNSFPENFVIKSTNAKKPKVTISYPGAMLNILVKEGFTNDQYQELQDPASLTYVTRSENSIFFEVDGPYLAMILPASKEEGKKLKKRYAVFNEDGTLAELKGFEVKRRGELQLVKIFQSSVFEAFLKGSTLEEVYASVAKVADYWLDVLYSKAANMPDSELFELISENRSMSRKLEDYGEQKSTSISTAKRLAEFLGDQMVKDAGLSCRFIISKKPEGSPVTERAIPLAIFQAEPSVRKHYLRKWLKSPSLQDFNIRAILDWDYYIERLGSTIQKIITIPAALQQVKNPVPRVRHPDWLHKKLLEKNDVYKQKKINELFTSEGKRQVLANQPLEGKPSSQIGDIEDFRAAKTLQSPVPIANKRKRVPAAEESQQMSQYLELSQSWREILGPPPPLGTTKEERLVWLRYHQKKWELQARQRRERRKRRRLEDGGVTAGGGVVRDVLSKGLSGYLRRTARSILDLPWQIVQIAETSQPGLFRLWAVIGSDLHCIRLSIPRVFYVNQRVPKLEEGVAYKRVNRILPRSNLVYNLYEYSVPEDMYQEHINEINADLSAPDIEGVYETQVPLLLRALIHLGCVCMVSRQLVRHLAGREAETFDIEHLEMRSLAQFTYLEPGSIRHIYLYHSSQGSKALLGLFIPLQRKAAVFVLDKVRSNQMPNLATLFSAERSALLEKAGEELLPPDKHTFEVRAETDPKAVYRAVQRLLLGYKDERRGPTLVAVQSNWDLKRLASGIPILEEFPLVPIRLVDDISYSVLDWQRHAARRMIRHYLNLDTCLSQAFEMSRYYHIPIGNLPDDISTFGSDLFFSRHLHRHNHLLWLSPTARPDLGGKEADDNRLVMEFDERASVEINNPGCYSTVCLELDIQSLAVNTVLQSHHVNDMEGGSSMSISFDVIQQASLEDMVTGNQAANILASYDETALCSNTFRILKSMVVSWVKEITQYHNVYADNQVIHFYRWLRSPSSLLYDPALHRTLHNMMKKLFLQLVAEFKRLGSSVVYANFNRIILCTKKRRIEDAISYMEYIINSIHSKEIFHSLTISFSRCWEFLLWMDPANYGGIKGKVDSRVHYGEKDTSKRQVLEEEDSEEEEEVAAGEEEEEEGEPNVEELLENNWNIVQFLPQAASCQSYFLMIVSAYIVAVYHSMKEELRRNAPGNTPIKRSTSQVSQEALGEMGAMPGMITFSQDYVANELTQSFFTITQKIQKKMVGSRNATEPSDMFPVLPGSYLPLNNPALEFIKYVCKVLSLDANITNQVNKLRRDLLRLIEVGEFSEAAQFRDPCRSYVLPEVICRNCNFCRDLDLCKDPALSQEGLVLPGWVCSNCQAQYDTDAIETALVEALQKKLMAFVLQDLVCKKCRGVKETHMPVYCSCAGDFTLTISSQTFLDHINIFRNIARHYGMAYLLETIEWLLQTTPQLRQ from the exons atggtgctgcggggcggcgggcggcgcgccGAGCCGGGCAGCGGCGGAGCCCCCGAGGGAGCGCggtgggggcggcgggcgggggggccgcgggagCCGGCGGGGGCTGAGGGCGCGGCCTCTGGCAGGGACGATGGCCCCGCGCTGTCCGCTCTCAAGCGCCTGGAGCGATCGCAGCGCACGGACCGGCTGGACGAGCTGTTCGGTTTCCAGCGGCCGGCGGAGCCCGGCGAGCGGACGGGCTGGCTCATCAACATGCACCCg ACGGAGGTGCTGGATGAGGACCGACGGTCGGTGAGCGCTGTGGACTACTACTTCATCCAGGAGGACGGGAGCCGCTTCAAG GTGGCCCTGCCCTACAAGCCCTACTTCTACATTGCCACCCAGAAG GGCTGCGAGCGAGAAGTGTCCTCCTTCCTCTCCAAGAAGTTCCAAGGGAAGATTGCAAAGCTGGAAACTGTCCCCAAAGAAGACCTGGACCTG CCAAACCACTTGGTGGGCCTGAAGAGAAACTACATCAAGCTGTCTTTCAACACGGTGGATGACTTGGTGAAGGTGCGGAAGGAGATCTCTCCTGCTGTGAGGAAAAACAGAGAGCGAGACCAGGCGAGCGATGTCTACACCGCCATGCTGTCCAG CGCTCTGAGTGGAGGCAGCCTGAGCACGGATGAGGAAGGAGCCTCCAGAAAGGTTGCAAACCAGATGGACAACATTGTGGATATGCGGGAGTACGACGTACCCTACCACATTCGCCTCTCCATTGACCTGAAGATCCACGTG GCTCACTGGTACAATGTGCGGTACCGGGGTAGCACCTACCCCCCCGAAATCACCCGCCGAGACGACCTCGTGGAGCGACCG GATCCTGTCGTTCTCGCCTTTGACATTGAAACTACCAAACTCCCTTTGAAGTTTCCTGATGCAGAGACAGACCAGATCATGATGATCTCCTACATGATTGATGGGCAG GGCTACCTGATCACGAACAGGGAGATCGTATCTGAGGATATTGAAGACTTTGAGTTTACTCCCAAACCGGAGTATGAGGGTCCGTTTTGTGTCTTTAATGAACCGGACGAA GCTCATTTAATCCAGAGGTGGTTTGAACATGTCCAGGAGACCAAACCCACCATCATTGTCACGTACAATGGAGACTTCTTTGACTG GCCCTTTGTGGAAGCAAGAGCAGCAGCTCATGGAATGAATATGTATCAGGAAATTGGGTTTCAGAAGGACAGCCAAGGAGAGTACAAAGCATCCCAGTGCATCCACATGGACTGTCTGAG GTGGGTGAAGAGAGACAGTTACCTCCCAGTGGGAAGTCACAACCTGAAAGCAGCAGCTAAAGCAAAACTGGGTTACGATCCAGTGGAGCTGGACCCTGAAGAGATGTGCCGGATGGCTACAGAGGAGCCTCAG ACCCTGGCCACCTATTCAGTGTCCGATGCAGTTGCTACCTATTACATGTATATGAAGTATGTTCATCCTTTCATTTTTGCCTTGTGCACCATCATTCCCATGGAGCCTGATGAG GTGTTAAGAAAAGGATCTGGGACACTGTGCGAGGCATTGCTGATGGTTCAGGCCTATCACGCCAACATCATCTTCCCCAACAAGCAGGAGCAGGAATTCAACAAACTTACAGAAGATGGCCACGTGCTGGACTTGGAGACGTATGTGGGAGGCCACGTGGAAGCACTGGAATCCGGGGTCTTCCGCAGTGACATCCCCTGCCGCTTCAAAATG AATCCTGCTGCCTTCGACTTCCTGGTGCAGCACGTGGAGAAGACGCTGCGGCACGCCatcgaggaggaggagggtttgcCGTTGGATCAAGTCACCAACTTCCAGGAG GTTTGTGATGAAATCAAGGTCAAACTGAATTCCCTGAAGGATGTTCCAAACAGAATTGAGTGTCCTCTTATTTACCATCTAGATGTGGGGGCCATGTACCCCAACATCATTCTAACcaacaggctgcag CCCTCAGCCATAGTGGATGAGGCCACGTGTGCTGCCTGTGACTTCAACAAGCCGGGTGCCAACTGTCAGCGCCGAATGACTTGGCAGTGGAGAGGAGAGTTCA TGCCTGCCAGCCGCAGTGAGTATCACCgcatccagcagcagctggagtcGGAGAAgttccctcccctgtcccccgAGGGAGGACCCCGTGCCTTCCACGAGCTGTCCCGGGAAGAGCAGGCCAAGTATGAGAAGAAGCGGCtggcag ATTACTGCCGCAAGGCGTACAAGAAGATCCACGTCACCAAGGTGGAGGAACGAGTCACCACCATCTGCCAGCGGGAGAACTCTTTCTATGTAGACACAGTGCGAGCTTTTAGGGACCGCCGCTATGAGTTCAAGGGGCTGCACAAG GTGTGGAAGAAGAAGCTGTCTGCAGCAGTGGAGACAGGAGATGCCTCTGAAGTGAAGCGCTGCAAGAACATGGAAATCCTGTATGACTCCCTGCAGCTGGCCCACAAATGCATCCTCAACTCTTTCTATGGCTATGTTATGCGGAAAGG AGCTCGCTGGTACTCCATGGAAATGGCTGGCATTGTCTGCTTCACGGGAGCGAATATCATCACCCAGGCCAGGGAACTGATCGAGCAGATTGG gAGACCTCTGGAACTGGATACCGATGGGATTTGGTGTGTCCTCCCCAACAGCTTCCCAGAGAACTTTGTCATCAAGTCAACCAATGCCAAGAAGCCAAAGGTGACAATCTCTTACCCAGGTGCCATGCTGAACATCCTGGTGAAG GAAGGCTTCACGAATGACCAGTACCAGGAACTGCAGGACCCAGCCTCTCTCACCTACGTCACACGCTCAGAGAACAGCATCTTTTTTGAAGTAGATGGACCATACCTGGCCATGATCCTCCCAGCCTCCAAGGAGGAGGGCAAGAAGCTGAAGAAAAG GTACGCGGTATTCAATGAGGACGGGACCCTGGCTGAGCTGAAGGGATTTGAGGTGAAGCGCCGGggggagctgcagctggtgaAGATATTCCAGTCTTCTGTATTTGAAGCCTTTCTGAAGGGTAGTACGCTGGAGGAGGTCTACGCTTCTGTGGCCAAGGTGGCTGATTACTGGCTGGATGTGCTCTACAGCAAG gCTGCCAACATGCCTGACTCGGAGCTGTTTGAGCTGATCTCGGAGAACCGGTCCATGTCGCGCAAGCTGGAGGACTACGGGGAGCAGAAGTCCACCTCCATCAGCACTGCCAAGCGCCTGGCAGAGTTCCTGGGGGACCAGATGGTGAAGgatgcagggctgagctgccggTTCATCATTTCCAAGAAACCAGAAGGGTCTCCAGTCACTGAGAG GGCCATCCCCCTCGCCATCTTCCAAGCTGAGCCCAGTGTGCGCAAACACTACCTCCGAAAGTGGCTGAAGAGCCCCTCGCTGCAGGACTTCAACATCCGTGCG ATACTGGACTGGGACTACTACATTGAGAGACTGGGTAGCACCATCCAGAAAATCATCACCATTCCCGCAGCCCTGCAGCAG GTAAAGAACCCAGTGCCACGGGTCCGGCACCCAGACTGGCTCCACAagaagctcctggagaagaacgATgtgtacaaacagaaaaaaatcaatgagcTCTTCACTTCAGAAGGCAAGAGACAG GTGCTTGCCAACCAGCCCCTGGAGGGGAAGCCCAGCTCACAGATTGGTGACATAGAGGACTTTAGGGCTGCCAAGACTCTTCAGTCACCGGTTCCTATCGCAAATAAGCGGAAGCGagtccctgcagcagaggaaagccAGCAGATGTCCCAGTACCTGGAGCTATCTCAGTCCTGGCGAGAGATCCTGGGTCCACCTCCTCCCCTGGGCACCACCAAG GAAGAGCGGCTGGTCTGGCTGCGCTACCACCAGAAGAAGTGGGAGCTGCAGGCTcggcagcggcgggagcggcggaAGAGGCGGCGTCTGGAGGATGGTGGGGTGACAGCGGGCGGAGGAGTGGTCCGTGATGTCCTCTCCAAAGGGCTGAGCGGCTACCTGCGGAGGACAGCGCGCAGCATCCTGGACTTGCCCTGGCAGATCGTGCAG ATTGCTGAGACCAGCCAGCCTGGGCTGTTCAGGCTGTGGGCGGTGATCGGGAGCGACCTGCACTGCATCAGGCTGAGCATCCCCCGGGTCTTCTATGTCAACCAGCGCGTCCCAAAGCTGGAGGAGGGAGTGGCCTACAAGAGG GTGAACAGGATCCTGCCACGCTCAAACTTAGTTTACAACCTGTACGAATACTCCGTCCCTGAAGACATGTACCAAGAGCACATCAATGAAATCAACGCGGACCTCTCTGCTCCAGACATTGAGGGAGTGTATGAGACACAG GTGCCACTGCTCCTCCGCGCCCTGATCCACCTGGGCTGTGTGTGCATGGTCAGCAGGCAGCTCGTCAGGCACCTGGCGGGGCGAGAGGCTGAGACCTTTGACATTGAACACCTAGAGATGCGCTCGCTGGCCCAGTTCACTTACCTGGAGCCAG GAAGTATTCGCCACATCTACCTCTACcacagctcccagggcagcaAGGCGCTCTTGGGCCTCTTCATCCCCTTGCAGCGCAAAGCTGCTGTCTTTGTGCTGGACAAG GTACGCAGCAACCAGATGCCGAATCTGGCCACCCTCTTCTCAGCGGAGCGCAGCGCGCTGCTGGAAAAGGCGGGTGAAGAGCTGCTGCCCCCAGACAAGCACACCTTTGAAGTGCGTGCTGAGACCGACCCCAAGGCTGTCTACAGAGCTGTTCAGCGCCTGCTGCTGGGCTACAAG GATGAGCGCCGGGGCCCCACGCTGGTTGCCGTGCAGTCCAACTGGGACCTGAAACGGCTGGCCAGCGGGATCCCTATCCTCGAGGAGTTCCCCTTGGTCCCCATCCGGCTGGTAGATGACATCAGCTACTCAGTCCTGGACTGGCAGCGCCACGCCGCCCGCCGCATGATCCGCCACTACCTCAACCTGGACACCTGCCTGTCGCAGGCCTTCGAGATGAGCAG GTACTACCACATCCCTATTGGGAACCTCCCCGACGACATCTCCACCTTTGGCTCTGACCTGTTCTTCTCACGCCACCTCCATCGTCACAACCACTTGCTGTGGCTGTCGCCCACAGCCCGCCCAGACCTGGGGGGAAAAGAGGCTGATGACAACCGCCTGGTCATGGAGTTTGATGAGAGAGCCTCTGTGGAGATAAACAACCCTGGCTGCTATTCCACAG TGTGTCTGGAGCTGGACATCCAGAGCCTGGCTGTAAACACGGTGTTGCAGTCCCACCACGTAAACGACATGGAAGGAGGCTCCAGCATGAGCATCAGCTTTGATGTAATTCAGCAGGCGTCCCTAGAAGACATGGTGACAGGGAACCAAGCTGCCAACATCCTGGCCAGCTATGACGAAACTGCCCTCTGTTCCAACACTTTCAG GATCCTGAAGAGCATGGTGGTGAGCTGGGTGAAGGAGATCACTCAGTATCACAATGTCTACGCAGACAACCAGGTCATTCACTTTTACCGCTGGCTCcgctctccttcctccctgctctATGACCCGGCACTGCACCGCACACTCCACAACATGATGAAGAAGCTTTTCCTGCA gctggTGGCTGAGTTCAAGCGTCTGGGCTCCTCGGTGGTTTACGCCAACTTCAACCGGATCATTCTGTGCACCAAGAAGCGGCGCATCGAGGATGCCATCAGCTACATGGAGTACATCATCAACAG CATCCACTCCAAGGAGATCTTCCACTCTCTGACCATCTCCTTCTCCCGTTGCTGGGAGTTCCTGCTCTGGATGGATCCAGCAAATTATGGAGGTATCAAGGGAAAAGTGGATTCCCGTGTCCACTATGGGGAG AAGGACACCAGCAAGAGGCAAGtgttggaggaggaggacagtgaggaagaggaagaggtggcagcaggggaagaagaggaggaggaaggggaaccAAAcgtggaggagctgctggagaaCAACTGGAACATCGTGCAGTTCCTGCCCCAGGCCGCCTCCTGCCAGAGCTACTTCCTGATGATCGTGTCGG CCTACATTGTGGCCGTGTACCACAGCATGAAGGAGGAGCTGCGGCGCAATGCCCCTGGCAACACCCCCATCAAGAGGAGCACCAGCCAGGTGTCCCAGGAGGCCCTGGGGGAGATGGGGGCCATGCCCG GCATGATCACCTTCTCACAGGATTATGTGGCCAATGAGCTCACCCAGAGCTTCTTCACCATCACCCAGAAGATCCAGAAGAAGATGGTTGGTTCTCGTAATGCCACTGAACCTTCAGACATGttcccagtgctgcctggctccTACTTGCCACTCAACAACCCGGCTCTGGAGTTCATCAAATACGTTTGCAAG GTCCTCTCCCTGGATGCCAACATAACCAACCAGGTGAACAAACTGCGCCGGGACCTGCTGCGCCTCATCGAGGTGGGCGAGTTCTCAGAAGCAGCCCAGTTTCGGGACCCTTGCCGTTCCTACGTGCTCCCTGAAGTCATCTGCAGGAACTGCAACTTCTGCAGAgacctggacctgtgcaaagaCCCTGCCCTCTCCCAG GAGGGGTTGGTGCTGCCCGGCTGGGTCTGCTCCAACTGCCAGGCACAGTACGACACTGATGCCATTGAAACGGCGCTGGTGGAGGCCCTGCAGAAGAAGCTGATGGCCTTTGTGTTGCAGGACCTG GTGTGCAAGAAGTGTCGTGGCGTGAAGGAGACGCACATGCCCGTgtactgcagctgtgctggagactTCACCCTCACCATCTCCTCCCAG